The genomic interval GGCGAGCTATGGGCCCCGCGTGCCCTTTGGGATGCTGCCTGAAGCCGCTGCGCCCGGCTGGTTGCTTGCTCCGCACAAAGCTCGTTTGTGGTCCGGGACGCCAAGctgccgggggcgccgggggcctgGCACCGGCGGTAGGAGCTGTGCGGTGCCCAGAAAGGGGTTGAAGCCACCTAGCAGCTCTCCGCTCGGCAGaaaccctccttcctccccccaccccggccaaaAAGTTGGCGCAGAAAACCCCCGGGGGCAtcgcgccgaggaggaggaggaggaaccgGTGGAGCACGgggagcagcggggggggggggaaagggggcctGGGCGCAGCTCgtacccccctccccaaagggcGGCGGGCACCTCGCGCCTGGGCCGCTGGCCCGGCCACGAGGGCTGGCCGCGGGCCGGGGCTCCTCGCGCGCGTGGGGCGGCCGACGGGAGCGCAGCAGAGGACTCGGTGAGGGCGCTTCTgctgccgggcggcggggagcgaaGCCCTCCATGGCCGCGGCGCGTGTGGGGCGGCCGACTcgccctctcctgctgcctctcccgcCGCCCTCTGCctgccgctccctccctctctccctccctctctggtgTGAAGGGCtgggttttccttttcttttcttttttttttttttccccctgtcagGAGCTCAGTGtctgggaggaagggggagaggcagccgcgcgcgctgcctgcctgcccgctcGCCTCCCGCCGCCTCTGCCGGCAGCCGGGATGGGATGGACGGCGGAGGTGGCGCCGCCGGGATGCGGGAGTCCCTCCTAAGCGATGGAGAGGGGATGAGGGCTCTTCGCCGCCGCGCGCCTGAGCTCCTGCTCTGAATTGCTGCCTGTGGGGTTATTTTTTTTGCCAAGAGAGGAGGGGGTGCCTCCCCTCGCActttgcgggttttttttttttccaatcactttttttttcccttcttctgttttgtctttctcctttccttccccccccccaccccggcctcccCTTGCCCTTCCCTCAGCCAAACCCTCATCTCTTCTCCGCGGGGGCTTTTTTGCAGCCATGAGGCTTGTGCCGGGGGGCCCGTCTCGCGAGGGCCGGGGGGGACAGCGTGCGTAACTCGCCCCTTCCCGCAGGGAGGGCTGCACGCAGCGGCGCAGGTGGCTGCTGCAAGCCGGCGGATGCTCCTCGCTTGCTGCCCCGTGGGAGACGAACCGGCCGCGCAGCCCTGAGCGACAGGGTGCCCGGCATGGCGAGCCGGGGCGGCCCGCGGATGGAGCGGAGCTACCTCTTTGGTATCTGCTGCCTGGTGCTCCTGGACCCGGGCCGGGTGGGCACCAGCGAGCCCAGCACGCGGGGCCCCCAGCCCGAGGGGCAGGTGGAGAGCAGCAACGCCAGCTGGGGGCCCACGGCCGAGGacgcggccgcggcgcccaccGAAGCCATGCCGGGGGGCGACCGCTGCCGCGGCTACTACGACGTTATGGGGCAGTGGGACCCGCCGTTTAATTGCAACCTGGGGATCTACCAGTACTGCTGCGGGACCTGCGGGTACCGCTTCTGCTGCCAGTTCAAGCCTGGGCGGCTGGACCAAAGCGGCTGCTCCAACTACGACACCCCCAACTGGGTCAACACGGGCCAGCCGCCAGCTCGGGTGGACGAGACCCCCGAGGATCCCACCCGGGACAAGACCAACATGATTGTGTACATCATCTGCGGCGTGGTGGCCATCATGGTGCTGGCGGGCATCTTCACCAAGCTGGGCCTGGAGAAGTCACAGAGCCCCCAAGCGGAGATGACCATGTCCAGGTAAAGGGCGGTGGGGGGGGCGCCCCCTTCCTTCACCCCCGTGGCCCCCCTGCAGGACAGCTCCAACCCCCAGCTCTGGGCTCTGGGTCCCCCTTCCCCAGGGTGAGCCTTGGCTTGGCCCAGGCTCCCAGCGGGGCCACCACCATGTCCCTCTGGGCAATGATGGGGACGGGGGGGCTGATCAGGAACGAGCCCAGCCTGCCGAAACGTGGAGTGAAGCCGCGCAGGAGGGAGATGTGGGCTAGGGATCCTGGTCCTTTCCAGCCAGGAGGGGCTGCCAGCCCCGGGAATAGCTTGCCCAGGGACGGGGGGAAAGCGTGTCACTCCGTTCGTTCCTAAATGACGTGGTCAGATCCCCTGAGGCTGCGAGGTCTGTCCCTTGCGGAGGAGAACCAGCCCCCCGTCAGTGGGGTGGGCAAAACGTCACCTATTAGAagtggcttcccccccccccaaattcgtGGTTCCTGATGTGTTTGGGATTGTCTTAGCCTACGTCTAGGACAATCCTGGACAACAGTTGTCGCGGGTTTATCCTCATTGCCGGcatggggggggagaggagattCACAAGAGGCGTCTTTACAGTTCCTGCCCGTCCTGGCTGTGTTTGTGCGCGGCACATGGGCTCGCGCATGTGCGTGTCGGGCTGTTACGGAGGGCTGCCAACCCCTCAGGGCTCGCCGTCCCTCTGCCCTGCAGCCCGGGGTGCAGCGGGGAGGGCGGCAGTGGGGGGAAAGGGTCACGCGCCGCCGGGCTCCTGGCCCTTGTTCTTATCTCTCCTGCTCCGTCCGGGGCTGAGCCGCCCCGGTAAGTGTGGGGCCggaggcggggacggggggagagAAAAGATCACGGCGTTGCACACGCgtctccccctttctccccctgccctggctcccatccctccttccactTTCCCCACTCCTCCCTCCCGTTTTGTCTTGCTATTAGCGCATCGCCCGCTTCCCGGCTCGCTCGCTCATTATCCCTGACTTCAAATAAACGCTTCTTGCCCCATTTctgtcttcccctccctccctcgctcgcacacacacacacacacaaacacacacacacatgtgcagcCACTGAAATGCCAGGCCGAGGCTTGTTTTTACCTCCCCGCGCTCGGCGCAGCCCCTTCCCCTGCAGGGATGTCTCCCAAGCGGCACCGAGGGAAGGTTGAGTCCCAGCTCGGGGCAAAGAGATGTCACACGCGCCCAGGCCTTAGCATGATGCACCAACCGCGGCTGGCGGGCGCACAATGTGCTCCGTCGCGTGTCCCTGGCTTTCCAgggtggggggagctggggggtgtCCAGGATAAGGCCGCGTGCTTCCCGGGCAGGCGGCATAGCCCGACGCGTCGGCCTCGCTCCCCACCCCGGTTGCCCCAACCGGGGCATCGGCTGCTTTTTCACCCTGCCAGGCAcagctcggccccggcggctcatGCCTGACTCAGAGCTgtccctcctcatcctcctcccgccttgcacgctcgtgtgcacgcgctgcctgcagccccttccAGCCGCCCTGCCTGCTCCCGCAGGTGGCCGGGCAGGATGCCTGGGCTCTGCGCGGCGCCAGAGCGGAGACAGGTCCGGACAGGCCGATTCTGCCCCCCAAAAccaaatggggaggagaagagcGCAGGCAGGTGgttgcaggggaagggagggctggggggggggggaggtgcgcacTAGGTATTTGAGCCTCAAGCCAGCACCTTGCTGGCTTTCTAATCAGCAAGGTGCATGCTCTACTTCGCATCCTCCTAGTGAGGACATCAAATCTGGTGATAAATCCATTTCTACACCATTTTGTTCTGGAATtttagcttaaaaagaaaaaaaaaaaaagcatggccaGAGGAAATGATTTTACCGGGACAATCAGGGAGCAGCTCTGATTGCAGCCCCGAGCGTGGGGAGACTCCCTCCTTTCCGTGGAgcgcctgcctccccctgcctgcaTGGGACTTGGGCAGCACCTGGGCACTGCGCCCCATTCCCAGACCCACTGCATCCTGTGCCCAAATCCACTGTATCCCATCCCTGGACCTGCTGCATCCCGGACTCACTGCGCCCATCCCCGGACTCTGTGCACCCCACCCCGGCTCCTCTCCACCCCATGCCCAGACCTAGCGCACCCCATGCCCAAACCGCCCTTCCCATCCCCAGGAGGAGAGGCCGACGGAGCCAGGGCCAGGGGAAGGCAGGGCTGAGCCCTC from Struthio camelus isolate bStrCam1 chromosome 1, bStrCam1.hap1, whole genome shotgun sequence carries:
- the SHISA8 gene encoding protein shisa-8 isoform X2 translates to MCGEDGDGRAARSGAGGCCKPADAPRLLPRGRRTGRAALSDRVPGMASRGGPRMERSYLFGICCLVLLDPGRVGTSEPSTRGPQPEGQVESSNASWGPTAEDAAAAPTEAMPGGDRCRGYYDVMGQWDPPFNCNLGIYQYCCGTCGYRFCCQFKPGRLDQSGCSNYDTPNWVNTGQPPARVDETPEDPTRDKTNMIVYIICGVVAIMVLAGIFTKLGLEKSQSPQAEMTMSRTLTDLLKQPGLGPSEQLDGHVGGLQVQVGEGLGRPPPRNGTDKLHLNNAMVNNPLGPAMGLPLAHGRGLPLASGAPLQAPDYAKYATLKTVESAPEDFYKHFPAAELPPAGALPFPAEGLALPEGCPLGQGAPGPKAKGAKVGPPPLLASPAFKGGWEGGARPEGRRQGYAAATRPFSAEKLPEAFGPATPHYAQPQRHLSTNSKTEVTV